TTCCCACTCGTGCCTTCATCATCTGGTTTGGGCTTCTTCTTCGCGTAATCCGTCGCATAGAATCCGCTACCCTTGAAGACAAATGCCACACCGGACGACAAAACCCTTTTCGCTTTCCCCTTGCACACGGGGCAGACCTTTCTTTCTGAAGAATTGGTGTGCTCTATCTTCTCAAATCGGTGCCCGCACTTCTTGCACTCGTATTCATATATCGGCATCTTCTAATCCTTAATCAGCCAGTCCCCACCCCAGCCGGAGCCACCGGCAACACTGCTCCTAGTCCTGAGCGAATGAATTCGTCATCGAATTCATCGTTCAAAGGGCTAGTACATGTCTCCGCCGTAACCTCCACCAGGAGGCATCACAGGTTTCTTCTCCTTCTCCGGAATCTCTGCTACCAGGGCTTCTGTCGTAATCAACAGCGAGGCGATGGACGAAGCGTTTTGCAGAGCCACCCTCACGACCTTTGTGGGGTCTGTTATCCCCGCCTTGAACATGTCACCAAACTTGTCCTTCTCGGCATCATAACCTTCGTTGGATGCCATGGTCCTGACCTTCTCTACAATAATCGAACCCTCCATGCCAGCATTCTCTGCAATCCGCCTGATGGGCTCCTCAAGAGCACGCTGGACAATTCGCATCCCGATCTTCTCGTCCCCCGTCAACTTCATGTCGTCAAGAGCAGAAATGCACCTCAACAGCGCAACACCTCCGCCAGCGACAATCCCTTCCTCGACCGCAGCCCTTGTGGCATGGAGCGCATCTTCAACCCTCGCCTTCTTCTCCTTCATCTCCACTTCCGTTGCAGCACCCACATTTACTACCGCGACCCCACCAGCAAGCTTAGCCAGCCTTTCCTGCAGTTTCTCACTGTCGTAGTCGGACGTGGTCTCCTCGATCTGAAGCTTTATCTGAGATATTCTCGCTTCGATGTCAGACTTCTTGCCCGCACCCTCAATTATCGTGGTATTGTCCTTGTCTATTGTGACCCTCTTTGCCTTTCCCAGGTCACCAAGCTGAACAGATTCCAGCTTGACCCCCATCTCTTCGGAAATAACCTTGCCTCCGGTGAGGATGGCTATGTCCTCAAGCATGGCTTTCCGCCTGTCACCGTAACCTGGCGCCTTAACAGAAGCGTTGGCCAGAGTGCCCCTTATCTTGTTGACAACGAGCGTGGCAAGTGCCTCACCCTCCACATCCTCTGCTATCACAACCAGCGGCTTTCCCTTCTGAGCAACCTTTTCCAGCAAGGGAAGCAAATCCTTCATCGTGTTTATCTTCTTGTCATGAATGAGAATCACACAGTCTTCAAGCACAGCTTCCATTCTTTCCGGGTTGGTCACAAAGTAAGGAGATATGTATCCGCGGTCGAACTGCATACCCTCCACGACCTCCATGGTCATCTCCAGGCCCTTCCCTTCCTCCACGGTGATAACACCGTCCTTGCCAACTTTCTCCATAGCATCTGAGATGGTCTTGCCAATCTCGGCATCATTGTTTGCAGAAATTGTGGCCACCTGTGCAATCTCGGTCTTACCTTTGGTGGGTTTAGACATGCCTTCCAGCTTCCTCACCACATTGCCCACAGCCTTCTCAATACCCCTCTTCAGGGCCATTGGATTTGCCCCAGCAGTAACATTCCTCAGACCCTCTCTGAATATGGCCTGGGCCAGAATGGTTGCAGTGGTGGTTCCGTCACCCGCAACATCGCTCGTCTTGGAAGCAACCTCTTTGACCATCTGTGCGCCCATGTTCTCAAATGGGTCTTCCAGCTCAATCTCTTTGGCGACGGTAACTCCATCCTTTGTAACGGTGGGTGCACCAAACTTCCTGTCCAGAACGACATTTCTCCCCTTTGGGCCGAGAGTCACCTTAACCGCCTGAGAGAGAAGGTCGATACCGCTTTGTATCTTTCTTCTCGCCTCTTCATTGAATTTTATCTCTTTTGCAGCCATAGAAAGACCTCCTGTTCTGAGTAATTGGGAGTGAGAAGACTTCCTCCCGACTGCTCATTTTATGATGCCGAGGATGTCGTCCTCTCTCATTATGATATACTCTTCGTCGCCCATTTTGACTTCAGAGCCTGCATACTTCCCGAAGAGGATCTTGTCGCCCTTCTTAACCTCCATTGCTATCCTTTTGCCCTTGTCGTCTATCCTCCCTGCTCCTGCAGCGATGACTTCACCCTGCTGAGGTTTTTCTTTGACGGTATCAGGGATTATGATACCCCCCTTTTTTACTTCTTTCTCCTCGATTCTCCTGACCAGCACCCTATCCGCAAGAGGTCTGATCTTCATAGCGACACCTCCCTGGTTGCTTTTTCCGATTGGAATAAATCATTATAATTATCCACCCCACCCTTGTCAAGGGGTAGCGGGAAGATTTTTTCACTGCTTCCTTGCTTCTCGGCAGATCTGCAGAGACTCTATGCCCTGGGTCGCACTCTTTTGGCCTAGACCGAACTCTTCAGAACCCATATGTACAATATCCTCCCTGGGCAACCAACCAGAATCCTACTCTTCGATGACACCGTAGGCTAACGATGGTTGATTTTGTGGGGAGCCCAGCTGTCTTCTACTTGTTCTCTTCCTTGGTGCCGGGGGCCGAGAAGTGCTTCCACCTGGCCGCGTACTCCCTCAGCTTGCGGTCAACCAGATAGTTGACCGACCTTTCGGGGTATGTACCATCCTTTTTCATGATCCCGGCCTCCACTCCCGTCAACAGCTCGATTCCCTCCTCTATGTTTTCAATCGGGTAAATGTGGAACTTCCCGTCATTTACAGCATTAACAACCTCTTTCCTGAGCATCAAATCCCCGACATTCTGCGCCGGGATAATGACCCCCTGGGTCCTGGTCAACCTCCTTGCTTTACAGACCTGGAAGAACCCTTCTATCTTCTGGTTCACCCCTCCTATAGGCTGTATCTCGCCTTTCTGATTGACCGAACCAGTTACTGCCAGATCCTGCTTTATGGGAAGCTCAGATAGGGCGGAGAGAAGCGCGTAAACCTCTGTCGACGAAGCACTGTCACCGTCCACACCTCCATAGGACTGTTCAAAACAGAGGCTGGCGCTCATGGTCAACGGCTTATCCTGAGCGTACTTTCCTCGTAGATACCCGGACAGAATGAGGACGCCCTTGTTGTGGGTGGGTCCACTCAACTGAGCTTCTCTTTCAATGTTGATTATTCCGGCCCGGCCCACAGAGGTCTTCGCGGTGATCCTCGAGGGTCTGCCGAACATATATTCGCCAGTCGAGTAAACCGATAGACCGTTGACCTGACCCACAACGGAACCTCTTGTGTCTATCATGATTGAACCCTGTTCGATCATTTCCTGAATCTTCTCCTCTACCAGGTCCACCCTGTCAATCCTCTCCTCTATCGCCTTTTCCACGTACTTCGCGGTCACATGATCAGAACCAGCCTTCTCAGCCCAGTAGCATGCCTCTCTCAAAACATCCGAGACCTCATTGAACCGGGTGGTCAACTTATTCTGCCTTCCTGCAACACGAGCCCCAAACTCCACCACAGCCGCAACTCCAGATTTGTCAAATGGCTTCAGCTTCTCGTCGGCACACACCTTAGTAATGAGTAATGCGTACTCCTTCACCGTCTTACTGCTTATGCGCATCTCCCAGTCGAAGTCGGCCCTTACCTTGAATATCTTCTTGAAGTCTTCGTCGCGCTCATACAGCAAGTGATATATGAAAGGGTCACCAATCATTATCACCTTCAAGTCCACCTTGATAGGCTCGGGTTTCAATGCAGACACAGTGAAAAGATAAAAGGGGTCGTACGTCTCTATTTCCACGGTCCTGTTCCTGAGAGCTCTCTTCATGGCCGGCCAGACGCCAGGCTGGATAAGAGTATCAAGAGCATTCAACACAAGATAGCCGCCGTCACCAGAAAGTATTGAACCAGCTTTTATCTTGGTGAAATCTGTGCTCCACTGGCCTGAACCATACAGGCTCCTCTCTATTGTCCCAAACAGGTTCTTGTACGAAGGGGATGTCTCGAATACTACGGGAGCTCCTTTGGTATCACTGTTGTCCACAAGCACATTCACCCTGTAATCAAGGAAGGGATCCTTCTGGGGTGCAGGCAATCCCGCAACCGTCTGGGTCTGCTCCTCAGGTTTGCCCTTAAAAAGGTCGAGGTTTTCGAGCAAGCTGGACCTCACCTCATCCAGATATTTGTTCAATTCTCTCTTGTGGTACTTCTCCTTTATCTCGTCAATGTTTTGCTTTATGAAAGGAAGAACCGCATCCGTGTCCAGGGCGAGGAGTTCTTTTCGAGCCTTCTTCTCTATGCTTCTCGTCTCTCTGAAAATATTCCCAAGTTCTTCGTTCAGTTGACTCCTCTTTTTTGTCAGTTTTTCCAGCTTCTCTTCCGAGAACTCACCTTTGCCCACTAACTTCTGCAACTGTTCAATACTCGCAGGCTTTCCATCGACCAGAGGCGCTATCTCCGGCTTGGAGAAAGGACCTACCTGAACCTGCACAAGAATAAACCCCTGTTTCTTCACCTTCTTCTCGAATCCGGACACCAGCTTCTTTTCTATCTCCCTGTACTTGTCTACTAGCTTGTTTCTCTGGTTCTGATAACTTTCGCTCTCAAAAATGAGTGGAATGCTCTTTACAAGGTCCTTCACCAGCTCGTCCATGTCCTTCTTGAATAATTTTCCTTTGCCCGCAGGTAGGCTCATCAATCTGGGCATATCCGGATTGGCAAAGTTGTTCACGTAGCATTTGTCATCTGGAATCCTCTCTTTCTTCCCCACTTCCTCCAGAAGACACTTCACAGAAGTTGTCCTGCCCGTACCCACTGCACCCGTCACGAAAACATTGTAGCCGACGCCTTCTATGTCCAGTCCCATCCTGAGAGCCTTGACCGCCTTATCCTGACCGATTATGGTATTGCAGACCTTCAGATTCTTTGTACTTTTGAACTTGAATACGTCCGCCCCGCATGTCCATCGAAGCTTGCTCACCGGAACTTCTTTGAACTTCTTCTTGCTTTTTTTCAGTTTCCTCGCCATCTACTCTATCCTCCCTTTTGATTGATCTTATTGAACAATTCTGTTGCTTTTGTGCTGCGCCAGACAATTAATCTACCACAGTCCAAGGGTTCTGTCAATAAGGAGCGATGGGCACTTACACCAGAATACTGGAACCACAAGATTAACACAGAAAAACATTGATCCCTCAGCAAAACCATAAGTAAAGAATCTTGTGATAATCTTGTGTTTACATGGTTTTGAAACTGACGACTGAAAGCCGAAAGTTGGGCTTTCGATTTTCGATCTTCGATTTTCGATTTTTCTTTGGGCTTAAGTGGCGACTAGAAGATCGGTTCTGACCTGCTCAAAAAGAAATTTGCGGGGTTTACGGCATTTCCGTCTATCCTCACCTCATAGTGCACGTGCGGGCCTATGGCCTGACCAGTTTTTCCTATGGTCGCTATTATCTGCCCCCTTTTCACAAGGTTGCCCGTTCTCGCCTTTGCCATGGAGCAATGTCCATACCAGGTCGAGCGTCCCCGGCCATGATCCACTTTCACGAGAAGACCATATCCGCCCCTGTAGCCAACGAAGGAGACCCTTCCGTCAGCGGTTGCATATATGGGTGTGCCTTTGGGTGCAGCGATGTCCACCCCCCTGTGCATCTCCATACGCCCGGTGAAGGGATTCTTCCTCTGCCCGTAACCGGCTACCATCCATCCTGACGCGGGCCTGATAGAGGGGGTGTGGTCAACCGTGTATCTCTGCTCTACCGCATGTTTCAAAACCTCACTGTAACTTTCCTTACGCGCGGACACCAGTCTGACAAGAGCATCCAGCTTGGCCGCAACCTCAGTATCGGATTTGCTCCGCCAGTCTGAACTCAATTTGCCAGCGAGCTGTGAGACCTCCTGTTCATCCAGCCTGAGGTCGCAGAGCATTCTCACCTGTCTGTCAAGTCTTCTCAGGGTCTCCATGTTCGCATCAAGGGCCACCAAATCGCTGGTGAAATCCTCAATCTTCTTCCTGAGAACACGATTCTCGGCCTTTCGAGCTGCAATCGCCGATGCATTCACAATTCTTTCCAGGCGATACCTCGCATACATACCTGATGCCACAACAAGAAATAGCAGGACGACTCCGATCAGGCCCAAAACGATATAATGCAGCCTGACAGAAATCGCCCTGCCACCCACCTGGGGTATGACCATCAATGTCAGAAGCTTCTTGCTCACGGCCTAGAGAAAGCTCTTCAGTTTCTCACTTTCCGGGGCATTCCTCAGCCTGGAAAGTGCCCTCTCTTTTATCTGTCTCACCCTCTCCCTGGACAGACCTAGGATAGTGCCTATCTCTTCAAGGGTATGAGGTCTCTCCTCCTCCAGCCCAAAATAGAGCCTCAATATCTTCGCCTCGCGCGGAGCCAGACTCCTCACGGCCTTCTCCATCTCCTCGATAAAAGTCTCTTTCTCCAGGAATTCCTCTGGAGAAGGATAGAGGGTCGATTCAATCACGTCTATAAGTGTAGCTGTCTCGCTGTCAGAGGTAGGGACATCGAGTGAGATATCCTTTCTTGCTATTGCAACCGCATCCGTAACATCTTTTGTATCCAGCCCTAGCCTTTCAGCGATCTCTTCTCCTGTAGGTTCGCGTCCAATCTCCTGGCCAATAGCTCTTGCCGCTTGTGCGACCTTCCTGATCTTCCCGGCTTTATTCATAGGCAACCTGACAATCTTCGACTGCTCTGCGACAGCTCTGAGTATGGCCTGTCTTATCCACCATATCGCATATGATATGAATCTTACACTTTTTCTCTCATCAAACTTGGTTACGGCACGGATGAGGCCAACGTTGCCTTCATCTATCAAGTCAACGAGGGAAATATTCCTGTTCTGGTACGCCTTGGCTACCTTCACAACAAATCTCAAATTGGCAGACACAAGCTGCTCCCTAGCCTTGGGGTCCCCCCCTCTCGCTTTGCGAGCCAGCTCATATTCTTGCTCCCTTGATAGCAGGGGTATTCTGGATATTTCCCTCAAGTAGATGTTGAGAGACCCTCCATCCAGTCTCCCGGACGGCGAGCGATCCCTGGTTCCCTTCTTGCCGGCCAAGGGGCCACACCTCCTATACGATTATTCTGGTCTCACAGCTACGAATTTGTGCCTGCCACTTCTGCTGCTTCTCACCCAGAAGAGTATGGGTCTTGTCTCACCGGAAAGAATCTTTTTCGCCTTCTCATAGTCACGGACATTCTCGACATCATGCTGGCCGACTCTGCGAATTACATCTCCAACAATAATGCCGGCGTCGGCGCTAGGGGAATCAGGAAAGACTCCTACCACCACAACTCCTCTCCTATCGGGAGAATCCTGGAGTTCCAGACCCAGCCAGTTTGCGCTTTCCTCCATCTCCTCACTCTTCAATGGCCTGTTCTCAGCGACCTCTTCAGGCATCTTCGCTATCTTCACTTTGAATGTTTTTGCCTTGCCTTTTCTGACCACCTTCACCGTTGCAGCCTTGCCCACAGGAAAAACAGCCACAGAACCCTGAAGATCAGGAACGCTTCCTATCGGCTTCCGGTCGAACTCAATGATAACATCCTGAGACTTCATTCCCGCCTTCTCAGCAGGACCATCCGGAATCACTTCGTTTACTATGAGTCCATGGTCAACCCCAAGAGCCTCCTTCATATCCGAAGTGAGAGGCTGAATATATACTCCCAGCCATCCTCGCTCCACCTTCCCCTTCTTTATGAGTTGTGGAAAGACCGTCTTTGCCAGATCAATGGGGACAGCAAATCCAACCCCCGCAGAGTATCCTGTGCTTGTGGATATGGCTGTGTTTATCCCTACAACCTTTCCTTCGAGGTTGAGAAGAGGGCCTCCCGAATTCCCCGGATTGATGGCCGCATCAGTCTGGAGGAAGTCCTGTTGACTGGCTCCTTCCATGAGCAAGAGGTTGCTCCTTCCCTTTGCACTGATTACACCGACAGTAACAGTCCCTTCAAACCCAAATGGGTTCCCGATGGCTATAACCCAATCCCCAATTCTAACCTTGCTTGAACTGCCAAGTTCAGCCACCGGCAAACGCTTGTGTGCTTCGACCTTCAACACAGCCAAGTCTGTCCTTACATCTACTCCCACCAACTTCACCTCATCGCCCTTGTACTCAGTGCCGTCATGCAGGGTCACCACGAACTTGTCTGCCCCATCAATCACGTGGTTGTTTGTAAGAATATATCCCCTCGAATCGACAATCACACCTGAACCCAGACTGGCTACTTTTCTTTCCCCAGGAGGATTTTTGAAAAGCTCATCAAAGTCTCGGTCCCAGAACTTGAATCGGAATGGAAGCTTCCGGCTGATTACCTTTTCAGCACTAATATTCACTACAGAGGGCATGACCGCGTTGGCCGCCTCACCAAACATGTTCTGCAATTCGACCGCAGATGCCCGTACGTTAGCCTGAGCCTTCGCTTCTGGTGCCAGGTTCAGGTTAGAGGCAATCGTCAATCCTATCAGAAATCCAACAGCCGCGAAGACCCCCAGAAGAGCCCCCGTGGTCACAAAGGAATGTCTCATCTTCATTCAGTCCTCCATATACTCCCGGAGCCACCAAGAGACTTAATTGCCCCTCTCAGTCGCCCATCTCTTCCTCTATTTCAACCTTTACCAGAGGGAAATTGATGGCGTTTCTCTCTCCATTGTCATAGATTTCGAGGATTATTTTCACACCCGACAGGTTGACGCGTCTTACCCTTGTCAGATAGCATATGTAGCGAAGCCGCCCTATGTCACTCTCTGAGTATATCCTTCTCTTGCCAGAACGGTGAGGTTCGATCAGGCCTTCTCTTTCATAAAGCCTCAAAGTCTGCGCGTGGACGCCAACCAGTCTGGCTGCCACGCTTATGACATAAACGGGAGTTTCTGGCCCAATCTTTTCCATAGCTATCCTAACCTAAGAGGAAGGGGCGGATATCTTCACTACTTGACCTCTATGCCGATCTCCTTTGGTTTAGCTTTCTCTGCCTTGGGAAGCCTTACCTCAAGCATTCCATCTTTGTATGTTGCTTTCGTCTTGCCCGCCTCAACCTCCACAGGCAGGGGCACGACTCTCTGAAACCTACCGTACGTTCTCTCAATTCTATGATATGTCCCCTCTTTTTCTTCCTTTTCTTTAGACCTCTCGCCTGCAATCTGCAGCCTTCCCTCTGAAACGGATATCTTGATATCCTCCTTCTTCATGCCGGGTAGTTCTGCCCTGATAAGAATATCATCCTTGGTCTCCTCAATATCTACCAAAGGCGCCCAGATGCCCTTCATCACACTCCTTTTTGCAGGCATCCTGCCGAAGAATCCATCGAAAAGCCTATCTATCTCATCCCGAATCGAGACCATGTCTCTGAACGGATCCCATTTCATGATCTCCATTGTAGTTCCCTCCTTTTGTTCCTGACAGCGGTCATACTACCGCCCCTTCCTCATCTCAAACATCAATCACCCATAATATAATACATGAGTCGTATATTGTCAAGTTTTTTTATAGCACTGCGTAAAGAATCTTCCCTCTTCTATTGTTAACACTCAATCAGCCAAAGATTTAGCCTCCAAACATGCCAGAAGGCCTCCCCGACCTGCTGCCTTGCAGAGAGACCCTCCAGCGATCCCCGAGGGTTTCGGCGCTTCATCTTAAAGGAGACGACTCCTGCACGGAAAAGTTCCTTCAAAGAACACACAAATCCCAACCTGCACCAGTAACAGCTCCTGCCTACGAGCTTGCGTAGGTTGGATGCTGGGTGTCCATCCTCTTTTCTTTCCACACATTCTTCTTCAGGGCTATCCTCAAGACCTCATCCTGGGATGAGACAAGCCTTATCTCAACCCCATGTTTTGCCCTTTCTGGAAGCTCTTTGATATCCTTCGAATTTTTCTTGGGGACTATGACCGTCTTGACGCCTGCTCGCTGGGCCGCCACAATCTTCTCACTCAGGCCCCCCACGGGCAGCACCTTGCCTCTCAGCGTTATCTCACCAGTCATTGCTACATCTCTTCTCACTGGAGTTGCTGTAAGTGCAGAAACCATTGCAGTAGCGATGGCAACCCCGGCTGATGGACCATCCTTGGGTATTGCCCCCTCAGGAATGTGGACGTGGAGATCATACCTCCTGTAGAAATTTCTATCCAGGCCGAACTCCTCGGACCTCGATCTCACATAACTGAATGCAGCGCGAGCCGATTCCTTCATAACATCACCAAGCTGTCCCGTAAGTATCAGCTCGCCCTTGCCTCTCAACACTCCAATCTCTACCGCAATCGTGTCTCCACCCATTTCCGTCCAGGCAAGACCCGTGGCAACCCCCACTTCATCTGCCAGGGCGATTTCATCTTCAAGGTATCTGGGAACACCAAGGAAATCCTCTACAAGCTTTACTCCAATCCTCCTAGGTGGTTTCTCCTCACCAGCGATTCTGGTGGCTATCTT
This is a stretch of genomic DNA from candidate division TA06 bacterium. It encodes these proteins:
- a CDS encoding zinc ribbon domain-containing protein, translated to MPIYEYECKKCGHRFEKIEHTNSSERKVCPVCKGKAKRVLSSGVAFVFKGSGFYATDYAKKKPKPDDEGTSGKKEKKLKAKED
- the groL gene encoding chaperonin GroEL is translated as MAAKEIKFNEEARRKIQSGIDLLSQAVKVTLGPKGRNVVLDRKFGAPTVTKDGVTVAKEIELEDPFENMGAQMVKEVASKTSDVAGDGTTTATILAQAIFREGLRNVTAGANPMALKRGIEKAVGNVVRKLEGMSKPTKGKTEIAQVATISANNDAEIGKTISDAMEKVGKDGVITVEEGKGLEMTMEVVEGMQFDRGYISPYFVTNPERMEAVLEDCVILIHDKKINTMKDLLPLLEKVAQKGKPLVVIAEDVEGEALATLVVNKIRGTLANASVKAPGYGDRRKAMLEDIAILTGGKVISEEMGVKLESVQLGDLGKAKRVTIDKDNTTIIEGAGKKSDIEARISQIKLQIEETTSDYDSEKLQERLAKLAGGVAVVNVGAATEVEMKEKKARVEDALHATRAAVEEGIVAGGGVALLRCISALDDMKLTGDEKIGMRIVQRALEEPIRRIAENAGMEGSIIVEKVRTMASNEGYDAEKDKFGDMFKAGITDPTKVVRVALQNASSIASLLITTEALVAEIPEKEKKPVMPPGGGYGGDMY
- a CDS encoding co-chaperone GroES; this translates as MKIRPLADRVLVRRIEEKEVKKGGIIIPDTVKEKPQQGEVIAAGAGRIDDKGKRIAMEVKKGDKILFGKYAGSEVKMGDEEYIIMREDDILGIIK
- a CDS encoding ATP-binding protein — encoded protein: MARKLKKSKKKFKEVPVSKLRWTCGADVFKFKSTKNLKVCNTIIGQDKAVKALRMGLDIEGVGYNVFVTGAVGTGRTTSVKCLLEEVGKKERIPDDKCYVNNFANPDMPRLMSLPAGKGKLFKKDMDELVKDLVKSIPLIFESESYQNQRNKLVDKYREIEKKLVSGFEKKVKKQGFILVQVQVGPFSKPEIAPLVDGKPASIEQLQKLVGKGEFSEEKLEKLTKKRSQLNEELGNIFRETRSIEKKARKELLALDTDAVLPFIKQNIDEIKEKYHKRELNKYLDEVRSSLLENLDLFKGKPEEQTQTVAGLPAPQKDPFLDYRVNVLVDNSDTKGAPVVFETSPSYKNLFGTIERSLYGSGQWSTDFTKIKAGSILSGDGGYLVLNALDTLIQPGVWPAMKRALRNRTVEIETYDPFYLFTVSALKPEPIKVDLKVIMIGDPFIYHLLYERDEDFKKIFKVRADFDWEMRISSKTVKEYALLITKVCADEKLKPFDKSGVAAVVEFGARVAGRQNKLTTRFNEVSDVLREACYWAEKAGSDHVTAKYVEKAIEERIDRVDLVEEKIQEMIEQGSIMIDTRGSVVGQVNGLSVYSTGEYMFGRPSRITAKTSVGRAGIINIEREAQLSGPTHNKGVLILSGYLRGKYAQDKPLTMSASLCFEQSYGGVDGDSASSTEVYALLSALSELPIKQDLAVTGSVNQKGEIQPIGGVNQKIEGFFQVCKARRLTRTQGVIIPAQNVGDLMLRKEVVNAVNDGKFHIYPIENIEEGIELLTGVEAGIMKKDGTYPERSVNYLVDRKLREYAARWKHFSAPGTKEENK
- a CDS encoding M23 family metallopeptidase, whose amino-acid sequence is MSKKLLTLMVIPQVGGRAISVRLHYIVLGLIGVVLLFLVVASGMYARYRLERIVNASAIAARKAENRVLRKKIEDFTSDLVALDANMETLRRLDRQVRMLCDLRLDEQEVSQLAGKLSSDWRSKSDTEVAAKLDALVRLVSARKESYSEVLKHAVEQRYTVDHTPSIRPASGWMVAGYGQRKNPFTGRMEMHRGVDIAAPKGTPIYATADGRVSFVGYRGGYGLLVKVDHGRGRSTWYGHCSMAKARTGNLVKRGQIIATIGKTGQAIGPHVHYEVRIDGNAVNPANFFLSRSEPIF
- a CDS encoding RNA polymerase sigma factor RpoD/SigA — protein: MDGGSLNIYLREISRIPLLSREQEYELARKARGGDPKAREQLVSANLRFVVKVAKAYQNRNISLVDLIDEGNVGLIRAVTKFDERKSVRFISYAIWWIRQAILRAVAEQSKIVRLPMNKAGKIRKVAQAARAIGQEIGREPTGEEIAERLGLDTKDVTDAVAIARKDISLDVPTSDSETATLIDVIESTLYPSPEEFLEKETFIEEMEKAVRSLAPREAKILRLYFGLEEERPHTLEEIGTILGLSRERVRQIKERALSRLRNAPESEKLKSFL
- a CDS encoding Do family serine endopeptidase, whose product is MKMRHSFVTTGALLGVFAAVGFLIGLTIASNLNLAPEAKAQANVRASAVELQNMFGEAANAVMPSVVNISAEKVISRKLPFRFKFWDRDFDELFKNPPGERKVASLGSGVIVDSRGYILTNNHVIDGADKFVVTLHDGTEYKGDEVKLVGVDVRTDLAVLKVEAHKRLPVAELGSSSKVRIGDWVIAIGNPFGFEGTVTVGVISAKGRSNLLLMEGASQQDFLQTDAAINPGNSGGPLLNLEGKVVGINTAISTSTGYSAGVGFAVPIDLAKTVFPQLIKKGKVERGWLGVYIQPLTSDMKEALGVDHGLIVNEVIPDGPAEKAGMKSQDVIIEFDRKPIGSVPDLQGSVAVFPVGKAATVKVVRKGKAKTFKVKIAKMPEEVAENRPLKSEEMEESANWLGLELQDSPDRRGVVVVGVFPDSPSADAGIIVGDVIRRVGQHDVENVRDYEKAKKILSGETRPILFWVRSSRSGRHKFVAVRPE
- a CDS encoding MerR family transcriptional regulator, whose amino-acid sequence is MEKIGPETPVYVISVAARLVGVHAQTLRLYEREGLIEPHRSGKRRIYSESDIGRLRYICYLTRVRRVNLSGVKIILEIYDNGERNAINFPLVKVEIEEEMGD
- a CDS encoding Hsp20/alpha crystallin family protein; its protein translation is MEIMKWDPFRDMVSIRDEIDRLFDGFFGRMPAKRSVMKGIWAPLVDIEETKDDILIRAELPGMKKEDIKISVSEGRLQIAGERSKEKEEKEGTYHRIERTYGRFQRVVPLPVEVEAGKTKATYKDGMLEVRLPKAEKAKPKEIGIEVK